TAGTAGCGATTTTTCCGGGAGTCCTGGGACGTGCACGGTGAGCGAAGGCCTGCCCGACTGGCTTGCATGTCTGGATGCTACGATGACTTCATCAGTTCCGGAAGGAAGCGACACGGACTGAGGGCTCGTTTCGATGAGGAGAGCCTTTTGTGATGTGTACACACCTTTTTCGATCTCGATGAAGTTTCCGAGTCTGAGAAGGTGTCTTTTGATGTTCTGCGCGGCTGGGTCGCTTTTCGAAGCGAGAATGACTTTCTTTGGGATAGAGGAATCCTTCATCGTTTTACCATTCTTGTTTTATCCCTTGTTTCTGTTAAATTCTACGATTTTTTGTTCGACGTTTCACGATAAAAGCACCGATTGCGGAACCGATCGAAGTGAAAAAGATCACCGATGTGACGACTCCAAGATAGATATTCGAGAGTTCGGCGAGAGTCGGATTTTGATCGGCGAAGGTTGTTAGCAACGTCGCCAATATGGCCGCCGCCAGTCCTCTCGCGAAAAGAATAGAAATTACATCCCTTTCCTCTGCGAGTGGTGAACGGATCGTTGTCATTCTTACGGCTACGCTCCTCACTAGGTAAAGGAGGATTGAGAGACATCCGCCAGCCAAGAGGATTTTCAAGTCCCGGATGGAGAACATCAATCCTAGATAAAGGAAGAAGAACGTTCTGAGAATAAAGGTCACCTCTGTCTCGAATCTTCTGAAGCCCGCATCGACAAATTCTCCTCTTTTCACTCTGAATGCTCGGTAGACCCCTCTCTCGTTACCCAAGATGAGTCCGAAGAAAAGGGAGGAGAGAGCACCGCTGCCTCCAATCCACTCGGAGAAAGCGTAGACAATCAGGACGAGGGCAAAAAGGAGGACGTCGATATTTGGAGTTCCACGCAACCCGTAAAGAGAAGAAAGGCAGAGCAACCCGGCAAAGAGCCCGACAGCCATACCGATCAAAAATCTAGATCCGATATCTTTGGCAATCTCTGTAAATCCTACAGCCCCTGTGACTGCCTTGAGAGCCGCCAGAACGAGAACTACGCTGATGATATCGGTTATCACTGATTCAATTGTAACTATCGTTGAACAGGCTTTGCTCACCTTCATGCGTGATACGATGGCAATTACGATGACGCTACTAGTTCCGCCCAGTATTGCTCCGAGAATGATTGAATAAATGAAGGGTTTTCCCCACCACAGGAAGATCGCCGCGAAAGTAGCAACTGTGATGGAGCTGAAAACGTATCCGACAATCGCTAGCGCTATCGCACGGGGCCCTTCGACGAAAACTTGCTTCATGTCAAGCTTCATTCCGCTGTCAAAAAGAATCAGAACGAGCACAAGAGTGGCGAAGTATTGAATCCATGGGCTGAGGATTTCCGTGTTGATCAGCCCGGTGATCGGTCCGAGCAAGATTCCGAGGATTATGAGCGGAACGACATCTGGAAAGCCCGAGACTTCAAATATCTTGTCTCCCAGGAAAGAGAAAACGAGTATGACACCGACAAGCAGTAAGACTTCAAAAGGTTTTATCTCCCGGCGCATCGTTTGTCGGGATTGCTGAGATGCGCAGACTATAGAAGCCGTTAGAACGAGCACCGTTAGAATTAGCGGAAAAAATATAGATCTTCCAAATCGATCTTTTGATTTCTTGTACATCTAAACTAGTCTCGCTTAAATTATTAAAATTCGATCTCGGGATTAGCAGGTGAGATGGAGCGCAGCAGCAACCTTTTCTTTTTCACTCAAACTATTGTAAAGTTTCACAGCCTCTCCAGTTTTCGCTTCTATTAATCTTATTCCTTTCATCTCCAAGTAACGTTTTGTGGAGTCCGGAATCTCCATGCAACCAGAGTAACCGGTGCCCACGATCAGAACAGCAGGTTGGAATTTCAAAATTTCCTCGAGATCATCCACGTCAAGACGGTGGCCTTCTTTCCTCCACCACTTATCTCTGACCCTGTCTGGGAAGACGAGAACATCAGACGTGTAAGTTTTACCATCTATGATGATTCGTCCGAATTCGTAGCTTTCGATCTTCATCGCGAGTGGTGGGCCCGGAGGGATTCGAACCCTCGACCACCCGGTTATGAGCCGGACGCTCTAACCTGGCTGAGCTACGGGCCCCTATTCATCTTCTTTCAGTCGATTTATTTGATTGTTTCGGCATCATTAAAAACTCACAACTTCCAGTATTTTGATAAGCTTGAGAGTAAAGATTCTCTGCCACGGAGATGCTGACGGTGTATGTTCTGCGGCTCTTGTCAAGTCCCTCTTTCCTGACGCTGAAATAAAATTTACGAGACCGGTTAACCTTTTGCGGGATCTTCAAGAAATCAGACCGAATTACACAGTTGTGATTTTAGACATAGCGATAAACGAAACGCAAAAAGAAGAAATACTCGCAACGATTGGTGAGCTTTCCAAATCTGGCGAAGTAATCTACGTGGATCACCACCCTCTCCCCTACCGCACGCTCAAGAAAGACATACCGGCAACGACTCTCGCCCATGAGCTGGGTCCAAGCGCCTCAGAGCTGACGTTCAGGCTTTTCAAACACGGTTTCAGTCAGGAACATGAGCGTATAGCCCTCTGGGGTTCGATAGCAGATTATTGTGAGCAAACTTCCTTTGTTCAGGAGACTCTTGGAAGATATGATCGCCGGACGATTTACATGGAGGCAGGTCTCCTCAGCCAGGCGATAGGTGAGGCAGGTGGTGATTACGAATTCAAAAGGATGGTCGTCGAATCCCTCTCTAGGCTTGAGTTTCCATCTAGGATGCCGGAGGTGATCAGACGCGCTATTCAGGCTACTGAATCAGAGTGGGAGCTTTACAAGTACGTTAAGGCGAATGTTGAGAAAAGGGGTCCTCTCGCGATAGTCCGTGATCTGCCGCGGGGAAGTTTGGGAAAAGCCGCGATTTTTGCTGTGGGGATTACGGGCGCCGAGGTAGGTGTTTGCGCTAGGAGAAGCGGCGAAGAAATAGATATGAGCTTGAGGAGGAAACGCGACTCGATGGTTGATCTGAACGAGATTCTACGCAGGATAGTCTCAAGACTTGGAGGTTCAGGTGGAGGTCACAGCACGGCTGCAGGCGCAAGTGTACCAGTTAACCTCTTCGATGAATTCTTGGATGCACTCCAGAAAGAACTGACTCCTATCCTGAGAATTTAATCGAAAATTTCCATTTCCCTCCCGATGCCGCGCTCAAGAGCCTTCCGGTAAACCAACCAGTCTGTTGCTATATCTTGAACAGCGAGCCC
This region of Candidatus Hadarchaeales archaeon genomic DNA includes:
- a CDS encoding cation:proton antiporter encodes the protein MYKKSKDRFGRSIFFPLILTVLVLTASIVCASQQSRQTMRREIKPFEVLLLVGVILVFSFLGDKIFEVSGFPDVVPLIILGILLGPITGLINTEILSPWIQYFATLVLVLILFDSGMKLDMKQVFVEGPRAIALAIVGYVFSSITVATFAAIFLWWGKPFIYSIILGAILGGTSSVIVIAIVSRMKVSKACSTIVTIESVITDIISVVLVLAALKAVTGAVGFTEIAKDIGSRFLIGMAVGLFAGLLCLSSLYGLRGTPNIDVLLFALVLIVYAFSEWIGGSGALSSLFFGLILGNERGVYRAFRVKRGEFVDAGFRRFETEVTFILRTFFFLYLGLMFSIRDLKILLAGGCLSILLYLVRSVAVRMTTIRSPLAEERDVISILFARGLAAAILATLLTTFADQNPTLAELSNIYLGVVTSVIFFTSIGSAIGAFIVKRRTKNRRI
- a CDS encoding Mth938-like domain-containing protein — protein: MKIESYEFGRIIIDGKTYTSDVLVFPDRVRDKWWRKEGHRLDVDDLEEILKFQPAVLIVGTGYSGCMEIPDSTKRYLEMKGIRLIEAKTGEAVKLYNSLSEKEKVAAALHLTC
- a CDS encoding DHHA1 domain-containing protein, which codes for MRVKILCHGDADGVCSAALVKSLFPDAEIKFTRPVNLLRDLQEIRPNYTVVILDIAINETQKEEILATIGELSKSGEVIYVDHHPLPYRTLKKDIPATTLAHELGPSASELTFRLFKHGFSQEHERIALWGSIADYCEQTSFVQETLGRYDRRTIYMEAGLLSQAIGEAGGDYEFKRMVVESLSRLEFPSRMPEVIRRAIQATESEWELYKYVKANVEKRGPLAIVRDLPRGSLGKAAIFAVGITGAEVGVCARRSGEEIDMSLRRKRDSMVDLNEILRRIVSRLGGSGGGHSTAAGASVPVNLFDEFLDALQKELTPILRI